Proteins encoded within one genomic window of Brassica rapa cultivar Chiifu-401-42 chromosome A09, CAAS_Brap_v3.01, whole genome shotgun sequence:
- the LOC103836970 gene encoding serine/threonine-protein kinase CDG1 gives MVLCSGLWMTLKRKVMQKPKRNGIPNQRSRPNPARVLPESEILHPWELFKEFTYQEIATATNDFSPESLIGQGRFGAVYKGRLERIGQNVTIKKFDPHGQEGNREFLLERVMLAILCHENIAQLFGYCVEGGRIILVYAHMHLRSLEDHIHYFTSEEKALDWSIRMQIAVGVAKGLKYLHCVTNPPVIHSDLKTAHILLDHDFKPKISGFGLAKFGPVADMRFHDSTSLVTNGYWAPEYVNNGDELTLKYDIYSFGVVMLELITGCKPIEDSSLGPQRTLVERTLPLFKDDNMRKILDPKLIIENRGMEETVRKAVVLAFKCLREEPNARPTISQVVDALDDLVKFMAIEKRKSSQNG, from the exons ATGGTCCTTTGCTCGGGTCTATGGATGACATTGAAGCGCAAGGTGATGCAGAAACCGAAGCGAAACGGCATTCCCAACCAGAGATCCAGAC CCAATCCAGCAAGAGTTTTGCCAGAATCAGAAATACTACATCCTTGGGAGCTATTTAAAGAATTCACGTACCAAGAAATCGCTACCGCAACAAACGACTTCAGCCCGGAATCTTTGATCGGACAAGGTAGATTCGGTGCTGTCTACAAAGGGAGGTTAGAAAGAATTGGACAG AATGTGACTATTAAGAAGTTCGATCCGCATGGCCAGGAAGGAAATAGAGAGTTTCTTCTTGAAAGAGTAATGCTCGCGATTTTATGCCACGAAAACATAGCGCAACTGTTTGGATATTGCGTTGAAGGCGGTCGCATAATCCTCGTCTATGCACATATGCATCTTAGATCGTTAGAAGATCATATCCATT aCTTCACATCCGAGGAAAAGGCTTTAGATTGGAGCATAAGGATGCAGATAGCTGTAGGAGTGGCTAAAGGGTTAAAGTATCTTCACTGTGTAACAAACCCTCCTGTGATCCACAGCGATTTGAAAACTGCACACATATTGCTAGACCATGACTTTAAACCAAAGATCTCTGGTTTTGGGCTTGCCAAGTTTGGTCCGGTTGCTGATATGCGTTTTCATGACTCTACGAGTCTTGTAACTAACGGGTACTGGGCACCAGAGTATGTTAACAACGGGGATGAGCTGACACTGAAATATGATATTTATAGCTTTGGAGTTGTGATGTTGGAGCTTATCACTGGATGCAAACCTATTGAGGACTCATCATTGGGTCCACAACGTACGCTTGTGGAAAGG ACACTGCCATTGTTCAAGGACGACAACATGAGGAAGATTTTAGATCCGAAGTTAATAATAGAAAATCGTGGCATGGAAGAAACTGTCAGAAAAGCAGTTGTATTGGCGTTTAAGTGTCTCAGAGAAGAACCAAACGCTAGGCCAACGATTAGTCAGGTTGTTGATGCTCTAGATGACTTAGTCAAGTTCATGGCTATAGAGAAGAGAAAGAGCAGTCAAAATGGatga